The Ancylobacter sp. WKF20 genome contains a region encoding:
- a CDS encoding ABC transporter permease, which translates to MEHSPFRWLLPLAVLALAVAGWDLIVRLNDLPPYILPSPALVAQTLVKDHVVLLNSMLVTLRTTGLALFFAVVGGVALALIFASSRIIEFSLFPIAVILQVTPIIAIAPLMLIYLDTGTAVLVCAWIVAFFPVLANTTLGLKSVDPNLRDLFRLSGATPWQTLVQLKLPTALPFFLGGLRIAGGLALIGAVVGEIAAGSAGQGSGLAFRIVESAYRLNIPRLFAALLLISLCGIVIYAMLSLFSWAVLRRWHESELAGA; encoded by the coding sequence ATGGAGCACTCCCCCTTCCGCTGGCTGCTGCCCCTCGCCGTGCTGGCGCTCGCGGTCGCCGGCTGGGATCTGATCGTGCGCCTCAACGACCTGCCGCCCTACATCCTGCCGAGCCCGGCCCTCGTCGCCCAGACGCTCGTCAAGGATCATGTGGTGCTGCTGAACTCCATGCTGGTGACGCTGCGCACGACGGGGCTCGCCCTGTTCTTCGCCGTGGTGGGCGGCGTGGCTCTGGCGCTCATCTTCGCCTCGTCGCGCATCATAGAGTTCTCGCTGTTCCCCATCGCGGTGATCCTTCAGGTGACGCCGATCATCGCCATCGCGCCGCTGATGCTGATCTATCTCGACACCGGCACGGCGGTGCTGGTCTGCGCCTGGATCGTCGCCTTCTTCCCGGTGCTCGCCAACACGACGCTGGGCCTGAAATCGGTCGACCCCAACCTGCGCGACCTGTTCCGCCTCTCCGGCGCCACGCCATGGCAGACGCTGGTGCAGCTCAAGCTGCCGACCGCCCTGCCCTTTTTCCTCGGCGGCCTGCGCATCGCCGGGGGCCTCGCCCTCATCGGCGCGGTGGTCGGCGAGATTGCCGCCGGCTCGGCCGGGCAGGGTTCGGGCCTTGCCTTCCGCATCGTCGAATCCGCCTACCGGCTCAACATTCCCCGACTGTTCGCCGCGCTGCTGCTCATCTCGCTGTGCGGCATCGTCATCTATGCGATGCTGAGCCTGTTCTCCTGGGCCGTGCTGCGGCGTTGGCATGAGAGCGAGCTCGCCGGGGCCTGA
- a CDS encoding cytosine deaminase codes for MRELDHLPPAYLLTNARVPACLIGAALPADSEGLVRVDIAVAAGRITAIGAALERPELPRVPLNGCLVLPGLVDVHTHLDKAFIWPRAQNADGSFAGALAAADADRRAHWTADDVRTRMDFALRCAYAHGTVAIRTHLDSIGPQTALSWPVFAELREAWRGRIALQAVALTPIDLVLDDGEFLPLLDAVRRHRGVLGAVTYMSPALPAGLDRLFAAASAHGLELDFHVDETADPGARSLALIAEAALRHGFEGRILTGHCCSLARQSEDAIDRTLDLVARAGVAVVSLPMCNLYLQDRQAGRTPRWRGITLLHEMKARGIEVMVASDNARDPFYAYGDLDLVEVYREATRIAHLDHPFADWPAIVASTPAALMGLAAGRIAVDHPADLIILTARSLNQALARPQADRIVLRDGARLDAVPPDYAELDSLKGMPHGL; via the coding sequence ATGCGTGAACTCGACCACCTGCCGCCGGCCTATCTTCTCACCAATGCCCGCGTGCCGGCCTGCCTGATCGGCGCCGCCCTCCCCGCTGACAGCGAGGGTCTCGTCCGCGTCGACATCGCGGTTGCGGCGGGGCGCATCACCGCCATCGGCGCCGCGCTTGAGCGGCCGGAGCTGCCGCGCGTTCCGCTGAACGGGTGCCTCGTCCTGCCGGGTCTGGTCGACGTCCATACCCATCTCGACAAGGCTTTCATCTGGCCGCGCGCGCAGAACGCCGACGGCAGTTTCGCGGGGGCGCTGGCCGCCGCCGATGCCGACCGCCGCGCGCACTGGACGGCGGACGACGTGCGCACCCGCATGGATTTCGCCCTGCGCTGCGCCTATGCCCACGGCACGGTCGCCATCCGCACCCATCTCGATTCCATCGGCCCGCAGACCGCCCTTTCCTGGCCGGTCTTCGCGGAGTTGCGCGAGGCCTGGCGCGGGCGCATCGCGCTTCAGGCGGTAGCGCTCACCCCCATCGACCTCGTGCTCGACGATGGCGAGTTCCTGCCGCTGCTCGACGCCGTGCGCCGCCACCGGGGCGTGCTGGGTGCCGTCACCTATATGAGCCCCGCCTTGCCGGCCGGGCTCGACCGGCTGTTCGCGGCGGCGAGCGCGCACGGGCTAGAGCTCGACTTCCATGTCGACGAGACCGCCGACCCCGGCGCCCGCTCCCTCGCCCTCATCGCCGAGGCGGCGCTGCGCCATGGCTTTGAAGGGCGCATCCTCACCGGCCATTGCTGCTCCCTTGCCCGCCAGAGCGAGGACGCGATCGACCGCACTTTGGACCTTGTGGCCCGTGCCGGCGTCGCCGTGGTCTCGCTGCCGATGTGCAACCTCTACCTTCAGGACCGCCAGGCCGGCCGCACCCCGCGCTGGCGCGGCATCACCCTTCTGCATGAGATGAAGGCGCGCGGCATCGAGGTCATGGTCGCCAGCGACAATGCGCGCGATCCGTTCTACGCCTATGGCGATCTCGACCTCGTCGAGGTCTACCGGGAAGCCACCCGCATCGCCCATCTCGACCACCCCTTCGCCGATTGGCCCGCCATCGTCGCGAGCACCCCGGCGGCACTCATGGGGCTCGCGGCAGGCCGCATCGCGGTTGACCACCCAGCCGACCTCATCATCCTGACGGCGCGCAGCCTCAACCAGGCGCTAGCGCGTCCGCAGGCAGACCGTATCGTCCTGCGCGATGGCGCGCGGCTCGATGCCGTCCCGCCCGACTATGCCGAACTCGACAGCCTCAAGGGGATGCCTCATGGCCTATGA